The sequence below is a genomic window from Sebastes fasciatus isolate fSebFas1 chromosome 18, fSebFas1.pri, whole genome shotgun sequence.
GTGGGTCTGTTTTTAACTGAATCTGCATTCATTATCATTTTCGTCATTCAACATAAATACTGATGAACTCATCCCAAAGAGGATATatatgtgattttatgtaaaACAGAAGAAGTgttctttattatattatatggaaatattatagaatatataaaaatatggattatataaaaatatatcgaaatattatataatatatcaaaatattatatagtatatcaacatatactatataaaaatattatagaatattatatcaAACTATTatagaatatataaaaatatgaactatatcaaaatattatattataccgaaatataatataatacaaatattattatatatcaaaatattatataataaagaaaaaaagttgaataaataaacaaacacccTGTTAAAGTGTCCCATTATTAATTTATAACAAAGATTGACTAGTTGTTATATTTAGTGTTGAATATTTGTCAAAAATGTAACTGATCAATAATGATAGATTTCCCCTTATTGATCTCCTGTCAAACAGGAAGCAGAAACACCTCACCTGTAAGACCAGTTGTTCTGACCCGAGGctaatcaataatataataaatagtatAAATGATATTCAGACTGCAGTGACTTAGATCTGGAATCAGTCTCCCTTCTGTGAGTTTCATccagaggcttttattttgaaggatatGTCAAAATAGAATATTATATCAAAATATTATAGATTATAtcaaaatattacattatatcaaaatattataatatatcaaaatattatagaatatatcaaaatattataatatatcgaaatatattatatcaaaatattatagaatataccaaaatatgatataatgtatcaaaatattatagaatatataaatatatattacatcaaaatattatattatatcgagatattatagaaatatataaatatatcaaaatattatagaaaattatatcaaaatattatataatacattaaaatattataatatatcaaaatataatatagtaaagAAGAAAAGTtgattaaataaacaaacacccTGTTAAAGTgccaaattattaatttaacaaaGATTGACTAGTTGTTATATTTAGTGTTGAATATTTGTTCAGATGTAACTGATCACCTCATTGATCTCCTGTCAAACAGGAAGTAGAAACACCTCACCTGTAAGAACACTTGTTCTGACCCGAGGCTGATCaataataaatagtataaaTGATATTCAGACTGCAGTGACTCAGATCTGGAATCAGTCTCCCTTCTTAGAGTTTCATCcagaggcttttattgtgaaggtttCCGGTGTGTGTCGGTGCCGCGGTGCGTGTTGACGCAGCGGGTTGCAGCTGGTGCgtcaggaggagagacagagacagaagatGCCATAACAGCATCACCGACCGTCAGTCCGTTTGGTTCAGTCTGATCCGCTACCTGTACCTGGTACCGGCCCCGGTCCGTGTCCCTGTCCCTGGTACCGGTACCGGCTCCGGGACGCCTCTGATGCTCAGTCCGCCTCGCAGCGCGTCAGAACGGGTTCTAATCTGCGGAGAGAAGCGGCGGAGCGGCGGCAGCATCTGGAGCGGCAGAGGAGGTAAGAGCTGctgcaggagaaggaggagaggaggagagaggaggagagaggaggagaggagaggaggggaccGACCGACCTGTCTGTCCAgttatctgtctctgtctccggttatctgctctgtctgtcctcctgtctgtctgtatctgtcctCCGGTACCCGGTTCCTCTCCGCGGCTGCAGGCCAAACCGGAGCGGAGCGGCTCCTCCTGTCCGGCCTGCAGCCGCGGATGAAGCGCTGAGGCCCGGCGGGGTGTTTTCTGATGAACCGCTCCGGCTCATCCAGCATCCAGAgggcgcgtgtgtgtgtgtgtgtgtgtgtgtgtgtgtgtgtgtttgttatacCGGGTGTGGCTCGGTTCAGGTGAGATGGTCataatgatgatggtgatggtgatgatgatgtcacaggggTGAACAGGTTTACCTGCTCCAAGGACACCTGTCAGGTCATGTGATGCTAAAtgttatatacacacacacatatacagtatatgtgtgtgtgtatatgaatgcacatatacaaatacacataaatacatattgtatatatgtatatatacatatgcatacatacgatatatgtgtatatatgtatatatatatgtatgtatatgtatatacatatagtatACATACAAGATGGCGTcggccaaaaaacaaagatggcgccAGCCAAAAACCAtcatggcgacggacaaaaaccacgAAGGCGATGACCATAAAGCAAGATGGCgctggccaaaaaccaagatggcaacgaccaTAAAGCAAGATGGCgctggccaaaaaccaagatggcgacgaccataAAGCAAGATGGCGCTGgccaataaccaagatggcaacgaccaTAAAGCAAGATGGCgctggccaaaaaccaaaatgaagACGGACAAAAAACACGACGGCCAAGAACCATGAAGGGGATGACCAAAAAGCAAGTTGGCGACGAACAAAAAACAACGAAGGCAACAACCAAAAagcaagatggtgacagccaaataCCAGGGTTGTGTtcgaatagtcctttttgctgaggaaggttcctaacggagtgaaatgacctggAAGTACCTCAGTAGCAGCCGTGATAAGAGCTGTTCCAATTCAccaaatgctaaggaaaggagcttcaatgcttcctttactatctccttcagcagaggacacactggagcatcctttaccaaaggaaaggagcttcaatgcttcctttactatctcctttagcagaggacacactggagcatcctttaccaaaggaaaggagcttcaatgcttcctttactatctccttcagcagaggacacactggagcatcctttaccaaaggaaaggagcttcaatgcttcctttactatctccttcagcagaggacacactggagcatcctttaccaaaggaaaggagcttcaatgcttcctttactatctcctttagcacaggacacactggagcatcctttaccaaaggaaaggagcttcaatgcttcctttactatctcctttagcagaggacacactggagcatcctttaccaaaggaaaggagcttcaatgcttcctttactatctcctttagcagaggacacactggagcatcctttaccaaaggaaaggagcttcaatgcttcctttactatctccttcagcagaggacacactggagcatcctttaccaaaggaaaagagagaataacatcccacaattccttgcggccgcagcaTTTAATGCGACGCACCATTCAgccgttcatgaaaacaaactatatgcttatcttgcatattattttcatatgcTCACGCTGAAAGAGCTATTTTAAGAACGTACGGGGGGGAAGCAGCagcttttgtagtccatcttcagaacattgtagtttcaccacagcagaccCGCGTCACTAGCgtccgccgccgtcgcatcataaaGACGGAGCCTAGTGAAAGTGCAGTCGGCTTCTCTGAACACCGAGGTTGTCTTTACCAAAGTCCTCATGAATTCTCCTttacatctttccttgacctcatgacgttttccatcaaggtcaaggagaagtggttagcaaaagacgttaggacgttattttttgacttttcgaacgcaacccaagatggcgaaggccaaaaaccaggatggcgacggccaaagagCCGAACTTGAGTTGAACTTGACCTGGTTTGACTCAGTTCAgcttattttcaaataaatgcatttatctgATCATTACTTTAATTCTAAATGTGAGACACATGTTGCCGTGGATACCAGAGCTGCAACGAAAGATCATTTTAAAACAGATGAAACAAACGTTAtacatgtaataataataataataataataataataataatgaatttaattCATCAGCGAAAATCACAAGGTGCTTCACAACAAGGGCAAAACAATCATAATTCAAGGTTAAGACAATTTACACAAGAAACATACGATTAAAAGCGTCAAAATAGGTCgagtaaaaataattaaaatcaactaaaaatactataaaatcaTAGTAATTATAAAACCCTCGGGGGAAAGCTAAAAAGGAACAGGTGAGTTTTAAGGTTAGATTTAAAAACAGAGAGTGTAATTGTGCCTCAGAGCTGGTTCCAcatctctcacctgtctctcctccgTTTCCCAGGATGCTCTGGGGTTTCCCAGCAGGCCTGTGAAGATGAGTGTGACATCATGGTTCCTGGTGAGCAGCTCGGGGACTCGACACCGCCTCCCCAAAGAGATGATCTTTGTGGGCCGAGAGGACTGTGAGCTCATGCTGCAGGTGAGACTCTGGACCAGGTGATCATTCACAACGATCACCTGATCGCTCAAACGATTGATACCAGGTCTGATCTGATTAAATAAGAAAGTATTTTTGGTATGAATGATCAGAAAAGGGTTTATAAATGTTAATATAAAGGTGTGAATGTCGTCTCATCTGGTTCGTTGTGCTGACTACTGGTCTAGATTTAAAGGTGTGAATGTTGTCTCATCTGGTTCGTTGTGCTGACCGCTGGTCTAGATTTAAAGGTGTGAATGTCGTCTCATCTGGTTCGTTGTGCTGACCGCTGGTCTAGATTTAAAGGTGTGAATGTCGTCTCATCTGGTTCGTTGTGCTGACCGCTGGTCTAGATTTAAAGGTGTGAATGTCGTCCCTTTTCCTCTCCGACAGTCTCGCAGTGTCGATAAGCAACACGCCGTCATCAACTACAACCTGACGACTGACGAACACCTGGTGAAAGACCTGGGCAGCCTGAATGGGGTGAGACAGGAAGTTACTGTGACATCACAGACATGAACCAATCAGCATCCAGAAAGAAAAGTTGGTGCGTTCAAGAACAGTCCGACGTCTGACATTTACTTACACTGaatgtattttgtgttgtttgatGCAGACGTTTGTGAACGACCTGAGGATTCCTGATCAGACCTACATCACCCTCAAACTGTCCGACATCATCCGCTTCGGATACGATATCCTTcagatgacatcatcagtgtgtgtgtgtgtgtgtgtgtgtgtgtgtgtgtgtgtgtgtgtgtgtgtgtgtgtgtgtgtgtgtgtgtgtgtgtgatgtgtttaaTGATGTCACTATGTTTCTTAACCTCCTCTTCACATTCTCACGTCTACATTTTGGAGAAAAGTCAACACAAAGTCCCAGAGGAGGCTCTGAAGgtcagtgtctgtgtgtcaaTGTTCAGGATTAGGTTATTGATCTACTGTTTACCTGATCAGATCAGTGAGCAGGTGTGAGCAGGTGTGAGCAGGTGTGATTGGCGCCTCCTGTTGTTTCAGCATGAGAAGTACAGCAGTCAACTGCAGATCAGTCTGAAGGCTTCAGAGAAGAAGACGGAGCTGGAGGACCGAACGAGAGCCGACAAAACACCCGGTACAAAAACTACACAAGGTACGTCATAATACTGTGAATATTACtacaaataatattacaaaacaaaacaaactgaatggTGACTCACAGCTAATAAGTTACGATAGCTTCCTTTATGTTGGACTATCCTTCTCTCTGTCCAATCAGAGGTCAGCTACTGGATCCACTAATCAATCATTATTCTGttggaattaattaaaataatcacatttttaatatatataatatatttattattattatataatatttaaatatatatataatatttttagtttataattacatttatatatatatatatatatatatatatatatgtatatgttgtaaaaatacatttatatatattttatttatataaaatatatacaagatatattttattttttatttaatattcataatgtgtcaaaaccgtgtgtgtgtgtgtgtgtgtgtgtgtgtgtgtgtgtgtgtgtgtgtgtgtgtgtgtgtgtgtgtgtgtgtgtgtgtgtgtgtgttagttgcAGAGGCTCCGGGGTGTCGGCCCACTCCTCTGTACGGTCAGCCATCTTGGTGGGGAGAGGAGGATTATGGGAGTAAAGTTCATAGCGGCGATGAACCTCATGCAGGTAAAACAACACTTTATCATCTAATCTATgctatattatttaatatagtatatatattatataatatatatattatatatgtttgtTTCTGTCAGAAGTCCAGAAGGACTTGTTGTCAGACTCCCAACCAAAGACCGCCTTCCCTCCGTACCACCGCGAGCCGAGCTACTTCGAGATCCCCACCAAGGACTTCCAGCCCCCCAAAACCTTGGGGGCGGAGCTTCAGGAGATCCCCACCAAGGACACGGACACGCCCCCGGCCCCACCGTCGCCCCCCACCCCGACCCCGCCTGTCGTTCAGAGCCACGCCTCCTTCACCATCGAGTTTGACGACTGCATGCCCGGCAAGATCAAGATCAAAGACCACGTCACTAAGTTCTCCACCCGCCAGAGGAAGCAGCACGCTCCGCACCGCAGGACCGTCATCCCGACAGCCACGCCCTTAGACGTGATGTCAGCGGAGAGCAAGGTGGCTGATTGGCTGGTCCACAGTGATGTCACCATGATGATGAGACGTCCAACATGTGATGATGTTTACAGCACCAAGAGTGACCTCGCCATAAATATCAAGACCCTCAAAGGTCAGAGTCTTACCAGGTGTCTATAACGGTGCGTTCACACCAAGAGGGAAGTGAACTTTTCCCGcggaccaaactctgtgtagaaaCCTCTGACCGTCtgtggtagaaacaacaacgtcgctgccgtatttatgcctagatgactttatgttgagtgttgatggagcagctgcatagcctggtaCTGATccaaccaaactccattcagaaaacaagcattttaaaagttctttgcttgtcgtcatggtaacagacctgacaaagcatgaattcagactttttacaaatcaacatcattgtgtagttatttcggcatcattttgatccgtttattgcaattaaatcacagcacaatctgtttattttgggttcatacttCAGTAGCGACGTGttgcttgctagatacagtcagtgcagtGGCGCTGTATgggaatacagctcgccgccgggtgatgttatgaacccagacacgacggcgtttggttttctgacacatctgggacttccacaacatgtacagagcagtaacagtggttatttcttccatggttgatggaggaaagaaaagttgttggtatctatggagacaagctgcTTCTCCTCTCCGGCGGTCAAACTTGCGCGAGTATAACGAGGCGAAAACTCCCTTCGCTctttggtgtgaacacagcttAACTCCACAGGGACTCCTGATGTTCAAATCAGACACATTGATTAATGCAGGTTTGATGTTTTCTTGTTGTCAGGTCACCATCATGAAGATGGAACCCAGAGTGACTCAGAGGACCCGGTTCTCAACGGAGGAAGGAGTAAATCTCACCACTCCATCCAATCAGAGCAGTCCGAGGCGTCGCAGCAGACGGTTCAATCAGGTCCGTCCGTCCCCTGCCAGCCGCCTGCTCCACCACAGATGCTCCACCAGCCACCGCAGTACTCTCCACCCGGACCCGCCCCGGCCTCACCTGTGGCCCCTGAGCGGCCCCTGTCCCAGAGTCCCCCTCAGGCTCAGTCTCCCACCACAGAAGCGCCCAAGCAGGGGCCCCCCGAGCACCTCACCCAGCAGGCCTTCATCATCGAGTTCTTTGACGACAACCCGCGCAAAAAGCGCTCGCAGTCCTTCACGCACAACCCCGCCCACGCCGACTCGTACTCCGCTCTGAAGGCCAAGCTGGAGCGGCGGAAAGGCGGCGAGCGGCCGGCGTCTGTGCACGGCCACATTGCCCCCACCCAGCAGGTGACGGTTCCCCTGAAGGGTCAAGGCCACGGCGGCCCCCAGAGGTCGAGCTCTCTGAAGAGGGAGAAGACGGAGGGGGAGGTGGCCTCCTCTGGTTCCTCCTCTCGATCCTCCTCGGGTATCGCCATCAGACCCTTCGGCAGTGTCGGGAAGAAGTCCAAGCTCGCCCAGGAGTTCGCCGCTGAATTCCTGAAGGATTCTGGTCAACGGGATTCTTCCCCAACGAGGGACAAGATTTCCCCTCCGCCGATGTCTGCACCGCCGGTTATGGTGTCGCCTCATCACGCAAGAATTCCCTCCCCCCAAGAACCTCCAGCTCCTTCCCCAGTCCCCTACCCCATGCCCCCCATGACCCCCATGCCCCCCATGACCGCCATGCCCCTCATGCCCCCCATGCCCCTCTTACAGCCTCCACCAATGTCAAAGGCCTCAATCCCCACCAAGGCTGCTGTCCAGACCGCCTCTCCGGTCCACTCCTCCGGGCCGCCCATGTCCCCCATGCTGCCCCTGGGCGTCCGTGCAGGAGACCCCAAAGCTTCCCAGAGGGTGATGAGGAACGAGGAGGACGACAGCCTGAGTGACGCCGGGACCTACACCATTGAGACGGAGTCACAGGacaaagaggtggaggaggctcGCAACATGATTGATCAGGTGAACTCACATTGAGAGGTCTGTTAGCTTGTGACCCTCCGCAGATTCAAACTGCTGATGTAAAAACTTCCTTTTGGTTGTTAGCAGCGGTGGTAGAGAGAATCTTTAGGTTGCTTTGTactgagacagagagaacaCAGAAGTGAGTATAGTcgtatcatctattcacatggtagatcacagagagaaggtataaaagaacacaacagcgacctctagcgaccgtagtaattatgacaggagcagaagcaagGTTAATAGTGAGCAGAAGAAGAGGccggagtttgcatcccgtgtgaaaccaacaatatgTATTTGTCTCtatgtttgtagttattttaacccaaaacatgattttcttccctaaacttaactgtttttttttgtttgtgttcaaaacgggacgttttattcagttttacgtgttagaacgtgttgctttgagtttcactttcacttttacaacgtagtaggcccctattgacccacatctatggtgcttatagcgactgataacgcctatttaatggcctggtatcagtcgaatcgggtgctgcttcaatccatatttgttggcgtttagcctttcaaaaacaaaatgttcactgcggtcaaacaacacaaagggaggcacgcaACTAACATGGTTTCTGTAAAATGAACTGGACAATTGGATTGTGGAGAATCTAACCAATCTAATGATGTATAGCATGTCCATATTGACAAAAGTTACCCGGCGTTTATTTGTCAAAACGTGTCGCCACACCCGGCAAGTAAAAGTGACCCGCCGTCTAATTGGGGCTCAGCTTTTGATTGAAGTTTTTCGGTATATCTGAGAGCTAGAACTACTTTCATGTgaggtttgtgtgttttaaatcgCTTCAGGGATGCATGAAACCTCTTGTCCTTCTTGCTCCTTCCTGTTGCCGTGATCCTGCCCCCCCTCCTCATGCATGCCCTGTGCTCTGACAGGTGTTTGGTGTCCTCGACTCTCCAGAGTACAGTGGTGTGAACACAGGAGTGTATAGACCTGTAATAAATGATGGCAAGGATGAGCAAGCTAACCTGCCTAGCGATGGTAGCACTGTGGACCCGTTGCATGGCTTTATCCCAGCTGCTATCAGCGGCCCCCCAACCGGCCCCatacaggtaaaaaaaaaacaccggaaAACTGAACCAGACCCTGGAAACACACCTGTGTAGCATGTTCTGGTCCCACTGCATGCAGACTAGTGTTGTTATTCCCTGTTACATATTTGACTCGTTGGACTCTTTGGTCCCCTCGTCTGGTAATGTCGTTCctcatgttgttttgttgtctagGTACCGTCTGCTCAGGCAGCAGGTCTGGAAGGACCCAAATGGGTTTCCCGTTGGGCCAGTCTTGCAGACAGCTACGCTGAACCCGGTTCCACTCCGCCTCAAGGGGAATGTTTGGAAGGTGCTATTGAATTTCTATCTGTGCAGTTTAGAAAGCAGCTCATGTGGACTCCTATGATCTTGTGTTTTGGGCCTTGAAATTTctattttggaaaatataatacaaatgaAGTATATATGAAAAACGGATTTGAATTGTTCTTGTAGATTTGCGCCTCCTGAGCCGGTCGATGGGAAATTACAGCTACGACACCTCTGAGACGGAGTCCAGCCACAGCTCCAGGACAAGAAGGCTGCTGCCCCAGGTGCCTCCAGAGAAGCTGGATAGTGCTCCCCCGAGTATCCTGATTCGCCATGAACCTTACCAAGGCCCGGAACCTCCTCGGGGCCCACAGGACTCCACCCAGCGCCTGTCCGTTCAGGACGACGTGGACCCGGACAGCCTGAGTGACGCCAGCCGCTCAGATGACGTACCTGTTCTGGAGAAAACAAAGAAGAATCAGGCCAGGACGGGTTCTTTGTCTCCAGGGGCCGCTGGTCCTCAGTTCAAGGGTCCGGAGAAAGTGTCTCCTTCCACCAAATCCACCTCCTTCTACATCGGTTCTGAAGAAAGTCCAGTCAAACCTGACCGGGCCCGGAGCCCGGTACAGTCTGAGAGGACACGTGACCCTCCTGCAAAACCCCCCCCTACCACCGTCCTGATTCGACACCTGAGTGGACATGAACCCAGGAGGACAGGCGTCAAACCCAACAGCTCTGCTCCAGACCTCCAAATGCAGGACAAGGATTCTGTCCCCACTAAAGACAGCTGCATGTCAGCCATCGTCCGGCAGGAGAGCTTCACCAAAGACCAGCCCAGCAACACGGTCCAGATGAAGAAGCTTCCCCACATCTCCAGCCACCCGTCCATCAGAGACATGGAGCAGAGGAGGGAGAACTTTCAGGAGACCGAGGGAACTCTGTCCTCTCTGGACTCCAAGTTCCCCTCGTCCGGCTCCGGTCGTAGCTCAAAGAAAGGAGGCTCCTCCACCCACATGGACGACTCCCTTTCTGGCGAGTCAGACGTGGACACAGCGAGCACCGTGAGCCAGGTGAGCAGCAAGAACGCTCCAGTCAGCTCTATTTCTAAAAAACGTGGTGTCATCAGCGGCCTCCAAAAGGAGAAGTCCTCTTCCAACCCGTCCATCCAACAGAAGGGACGGCAACTCTCTGCCCGCGAACGGCTTACCGAGAAACGCCGAAACCAGACGACTACAGATACGTCGAGCAAGGCAGAGGCAGCGAAGCGCTTCCAGATGCGCCGCAGTGCGGGCAACCGCGGATCTCTGGATCTGTCAGAGGGCCAGCAGGGTTCTGGTCCACACTGGACCGAAACAACATCGTCTGACCATGAAGTTTCCCGTCCGTCCAGCCGTAGCAAGAAACTCATCGCCCCCCTCCAGAAAGAAGACAACGGAAAGACGGCCAAGACGGCAGCTCAGCAGGTTCTGACACGGTCCAACAGCCTGTCAGCACCGCGGCCAACCCGGGCATCCATGCTCCGCCGAGCGCGCCTAGGTGAGGCCTCGGATAATGAAGGTGCTGAGACGGACCGGGGCTCCCAGAACTCTGACCACATCCCTGCGCCGTCCAAAGCGTCTGCCGAGGCGAAGAAGCTGTCCAGGCTGGACATCTTAGCGATGCCCAGGAAGAGAACCGGCTCCTTCACGACTCCCAGTGACAACGAGACGTCCTCCACGGGCCGCTCCGGTTTCTCTAATCGGAACTCTGAGTCCTCCGTCACCACCAGGAAGACGTCGGTGGGCGACGCCCGCCAGGCAGCTAGCAAAGGGGGTGGAGCTCTGGGGAAGCAGCCGCCGACCCGTACCCGGTCCAGCGGAGCCAAGTACCCCAGCGCCGGTGAGTCCTGGCTCGATTTAAAAGTTGAAATGTAAATCTTGTCATACGGTATATTTTCAATATGTGGTTACCTAGTTGTCTTATTGTGGGATTCTTATCGAGGATTTGACCCTCAACATCTGTCCCATGTCATCCTTGATGATCTAGGATGAGGAAAAATGGAACTTAGTCcaacaaaatacattatttattatttaaatctgGATCTCAACAAGACAATCTGACCAGATAAACATTTCAGTAAACCATGCTGTTGTTTTAGTATTCTGTCGGTGAATGTCTGCCCTTTTACTATCCTTGTGGTTCACATCAGGTCCCTGGTGAGTTACTGTCGCCGAGCCCGCtgctgttaccatggaaacaaaGCTCCACAGCATCAGTCTCCACCGTTCTCTGTCATGTTGTCATGAAACCCAGATCCTGGCTGTAAAATATTATGACGTTATGGATTCTCTGTCGGTGCTCAGAACAATCATGAGCCTCGGCAGTCGTTTCCATGGCGACGCCTCGATCCAGAGCTGTGACGTCAGAGTTTTATCACATTCAGAAACaataattcataaaaaatacaaaagtgaATTGATCCAAAAAGTTCCACAAAGATCAACTTCAGCTGCCGTCATGGTTGGATGATTTCATCTGTGTTTCATTGTTTGTCCTGGTGATTTAAACAGCAGCTGTAGATGCATCATATAATCCACAGTCTCTTTTCCAGGTTCCCGTCGCAGACAGAAGGGCTCCGACTTCTCCTCGTCCTCTGAGGAAGAATACGACATGGGTGCCGGGAATCCCAAATCCAAAcgctcctcccatccctccacttcctcccaccaGACGCCACGCCACCGGACGGCCGCCACCCGATCCAAGTCCGTCTCCCTGGAGacggaggaggacgaggaccaGAGCGAGGTCGACCCCTACCAGAACTGGTCCACGCACAGCGCAGAGATCgccaagtaaaaaaaaaaaaaaaaccttaccTTCAGTTCAAAGAGTAACTAAACTCTGATCTGCATCCTTGCCAattctcccggtttcctcctggGGTCACAATTGTCCCACAtttatggcatttttttttccttttcgttatctcaacctgtttctggcgctgtacagtgtgtataatccctactgtgTCCACCcagacgacaatagagctacacatAATATCATTTCCCAACGGAGGAGAGCTGCTCGTGACACCCGTGGTGACACTCACCGAACATTACAGCATCACAgacgctttggttttgaaatcctccctatttttgaggtctcaaggttggcaagtatgctgaTCTGTCCAATCGGTTGGTCTTTCTTTAACCCaattttaaagatagagtgaagatacagatatatgaaactagaaaaacctatggaatccattgttaccaaccatgtcatggtaGCTTAttgggaaggaggctgaataatgctccaaagttgggctacattttacatttgatatttccatcataatgttttaaacccttttacacttttacaattaattttaaataattaatttgtgtttattacagatttatgactagaataacttgacacacagtgctgagctgcatctcaaatgaatcttcaggttccagctttcagatgatgtacaccacttctatgtgacatctactgttgacctgctatctctccctaaagaccccctgtatccCCCTAACaaagactaaaacgggtctattgtgggtctcagagggttaaacctTCATGgtaacattttgtttgtgtttcccaTGCAGGCTCAGTCAGGACCTGGCCAAAGATCTGGCCATCCTGGCGAAGGAAATCCACGATGTCGCTGGGGACGGAGACTCGCCGA
It includes:
- the cep170bb gene encoding centrosomal protein of 170 kDa protein B isoform X2, producing MSVTSWFLVSSSGTRHRLPKEMIFVGREDCELMLQSRSVDKQHAVINYNLTTDEHLVKDLGSLNGTFVNDLRIPDQTYITLKLSDIIRFGYDSHVYILEKSQHKVPEEALKHEKYSSQLQISLKASEKKTELEDRTRADKTPGTKTTQVAEAPGCRPTPLYGQPSWWGEEDYGSKVHSGDEPHAEVQKDLLSDSQPKTAFPPYHREPSYFEIPTKDFQPPKTLGAELQEIPTKDTDTPPAPPSPPTPTPPVVQSHASFTIEFDDCMPGKIKIKDHVTKFSTRQRKQHAPHRRTVIPTATPLDVMSAESKVADWLVHSDVTMMMRRPTCDDVYSTKSDLAINIKTLKGHHHEDGTQSDSEDPVLNGGRSKSHHSIQSEQSEASQQTVQSGPSVPCQPPAPPQMLHQPPQYSPPGPAPASPVAPERPLSQSPPQAQSPTTEAPKQGPPEHLTQQAFIIEFFDDNPRKKRSQSFTHNPAHADSYSALKAKLERRKGGERPASVHGHIAPTQQVTVPLKGQGHGGPQRSSSLKREKTEGEVASSGSSSRSSSGIAIRPFGSVGKKSKLAQEFAAEFLKDSGQRDSSPTRDKISPPPMSAPPVMVSPHHARIPSPQEPPAPSPVPYPMPPMTPMPPMTAMPLMPPMPLLQPPPMSKASIPTKAAVQTASPVHSSGPPMSPMLPLGVRAGDPKASQRVMRNEEDDSLSDAGTYTIETESQDKEVEEARNMIDQVFGVLDSPEYSGVNTGVYRPVINDGKDEQANLPSDGSTVDPLHGFIPAAISGPPTGPIQVPSAQAAGLEGPKWVSRWASLADSYAEPGSTPPQGECLEDLRLLSRSMGNYSYDTSETESSHSSRTRRLLPQVPPEKLDSAPPSILIRHEPYQGPEPPRGPQDSTQRLSVQDDVDPDSLSDASRSDDVPVLEKTKKNQARTGSLSPGAAGPQFKGPEKVSPSTKSTSFYIGSEESPVKPDRARSPVQSERTRDPPAKPPPTTVLIRHLSGHEPRRTGVKPNSSAPDLQMQDKDSVPTKDSCMSAIVRQESFTKDQPSNTVQMKKLPHISSHPSIRDMEQRRENFQETEGTLSSLDSKFPSSGSGRSSKKGGSSTHMDDSLSGESDVDTASTVSQVSSKNAPVSSISKKRGVISGLQKEKSSSNPSIQQKGRQLSARERLTEKRRNQTTTDTSSKAEAAKRFQMRRSAGNRGSLDLSEGQQGSGPHWTETTSSDHEVSRPSSRSKKLIAPLQKEDNGKTAKTAAQQVLTRSNSLSAPRPTRASMLRRARLGEASDNEGAETDRGSQNSDHIPAPSKASAEAKKLSRLDILAMPRKRTGSFTTPSDNETSSTGRSGFSNRNSESSVTTRKTSVGDARQAASKGGGALGKQPPTRTRSSGAKYPSAGSRRRQKGSDFSSSSEEEYDMGAGNPKSKRSSHPSTSSHQTPRHRTAATRSKSVSLETEEDEDQSEVDPYQNWSTHSAEIAKLSQDLAKDLAILAKEIHDVAGDGDSPSSGVGTVTSPTSLPNTPASTMSAREERPSYPYFHGIRPSQLVQHIPEASLNYQKVPPGSAAVSDLDANMNEPETGSKQRRPWNREEVILDNLMLNPVSQLSQAIRENTEQLAQKMKVLFQNKAEVWEEIEAKINAENEVPILKTSNKEITSILKELRRVQRQLEVINTIVEPGGGLQTAAFGTTPVGQTRPSLREKKPAAKPRAAPTASNANASTKRPPRGPDGAHYMA